In Companilactobacillus allii, one genomic interval encodes:
- a CDS encoding type II toxin-antitoxin system PemK/MazF family toxin, translated as MDNVIRPMSIYIADIMFDDSIQSKRRPALVVDIYEKYVVVFKITSKYKNKSDNIKQIYYPIKYWKKAGLVKKSYVDVHKTYKVTRGVVFNHPPMGKLELVDVDDLYTFLKNIKKRNK; from the coding sequence ATGGATAATGTTATTCGTCCAATGAGCATTTATATTGCCGACATTATGTTTGATGACTCTATTCAATCGAAACGTAGACCTGCATTGGTAGTTGATATTTATGAGAAGTACGTAGTTGTATTTAAGATAACGTCTAAATACAAGAATAAGTCTGATAATATAAAGCAAATATACTATCCAATTAAATATTGGAAAAAAGCTGGTTTAGTAAAAAAATCATATGTAGATGTGCACAAAACTTATAAAGTTACTAGAGGAGTTGTTTTTAATCATCCACCAATGGGCAAATTGGAATTAGTTGATGTAGATGATTTATATACATTTTTAAAAAATATAAAAAAAAGAAACAAATAA
- a CDS encoding APC family permease, producing the protein MPEIDSADKKSYISWPVVALMDFVTVIGFDDIIYNFHNQGLGIVTTWILMLFLFVVPYEMMVGHLGSTFSEEGGGITSWVRGTSGNLWGYICGWTYWVSGLPYIVDVANSMLISFGWLINGSNKMSDTMSNSMFALLTALIFTLFIFIQHFLKNSLQILSVIGGGAMFIVTVLYVIMTVVYLGQGNAPHTQPFTFSSFIPKFDMHYLSTFGLVIFAMNGSEFAAPYVTEMKNGKKDFPKAMWMLAIMTGILTVLGSFSLGVFFNAHNLPNDLKMNGSYYAFQYMGSEFGMGNFFLYLFSFTQAIYMMAQLAVLLDAGTRMFLSDTAKEYLPKGLTKLDKHDLPINGYWLTTGICTVIMVLSATLPNMNSIFNQLLNLNGIVSPYATCFLFSSFILVRLREKQFKSDFVYIKNRKFAILVGAWCFAITFGAATLGIFPTDEVTGTGAWYHVLTLNIIEPLLMVAVGVILPVIAYFQNKRDGGNLA; encoded by the coding sequence TTGCCAGAAATTGACTCTGCTGATAAGAAGTCATATATTAGCTGGCCAGTAGTTGCTTTGATGGACTTTGTTACTGTCATTGGTTTTGATGACATTATTTACAACTTCCATAACCAAGGGTTAGGAATCGTTACAACTTGGATTTTAATGTTATTTTTATTCGTTGTACCTTATGAGATGATGGTTGGTCATCTAGGTTCAACATTTAGTGAGGAAGGTGGAGGTATCACGTCTTGGGTACGTGGTACTAGTGGTAACCTTTGGGGCTATATTTGTGGATGGACTTATTGGGTCTCTGGTCTTCCTTATATCGTCGATGTTGCCAATTCGATGCTTATTTCGTTTGGTTGGTTGATCAATGGATCCAACAAGATGTCAGATACTATGAGCAACAGTATGTTTGCTCTACTGACAGCTCTGATCTTTACGTTATTTATTTTTATCCAACATTTTTTAAAGAACTCACTACAAATATTGAGTGTTATCGGTGGTGGTGCGATGTTTATCGTTACCGTTTTGTACGTTATCATGACGGTCGTCTACTTAGGCCAAGGTAATGCACCACATACACAGCCATTTACATTCAGCTCATTTATTCCTAAGTTTGATATGCATTATCTATCAACATTTGGACTAGTTATCTTCGCTATGAATGGTTCAGAGTTCGCTGCACCATACGTTACAGAGATGAAGAATGGTAAAAAGGACTTCCCTAAGGCTATGTGGATGCTAGCAATTATGACTGGTATCCTAACAGTCCTTGGATCATTTTCATTGGGTGTATTCTTCAACGCTCATAACTTACCAAATGACCTTAAAATGAACGGTTCATACTACGCCTTCCAATATATGGGTTCAGAATTTGGCATGGGTAATTTCTTCCTATACTTATTCTCCTTCACCCAAGCAATCTATATGATGGCTCAACTCGCCGTCTTGTTAGATGCCGGAACAAGAATGTTCTTATCCGACACTGCTAAAGAATACTTACCAAAAGGACTAACAAAACTAGACAAACACGACCTTCCTATCAATGGTTACTGGTTAACAACAGGTATCTGTACTGTAATCATGGTGTTAAGTGCCACTTTGCCAAATATGAACTCTATCTTCAATCAATTACTTAACTTGAACGGGATAGTTTCACCATATGCGACATGTTTCTTGTTCAGTTCCTTCATATTAGTTAGACTACGTGAGAAACAATTCAAGTCTGACTTCGTTTATATCAAGAATAGAAAGTTTGCTATCTTAGTTGGTGCTTGGTGCTTCGCCATTACCTTTGGTGCCGCCACTTTAGGAATCTTCCCAACTGATGAAGTGACTGGAACCGGTGCTTGGTATCACGTTTTGACACTTAACATCATCGAACCATTATTGATGGTAGCAGTCGGTGTCATCTTGCCAGTTATCGCTTACTTCCAAAACAAGCGTGATGGCGGTAACTTAGCTTAA
- a CDS encoding FtsX-like permease family protein, translated as MLNKLALSGIRHRLRDYTVLFSGLMIASAIFYMFLSLAINKSFLSSNSPAAATAFIFGFGIILLAIITIVYINYANTFLLSMRQKEYGMFMMLGAKSSKISKMIFVETFAIGAISTIIGSVIGIIATKFVSQWMIDALDMQVKHFDSFYLPALMWTFVFFIVIFIFSAIKNSISLRRTKILVLLHKDSQPSKIKNNGLVKSIQAVVGIILLAIGYYAMWVVGQNALLIYIGIPVALVTIVGGTYFTITAAITAVIAMLKRNTKFSQRGLNNFTLSQLSFRIGDYTKILSMVSIMFALALGAITVGLGFQNQIDTVVNGQSYYDVTVHNADTAQQNRINHLSGDEQTNYSYKSDDKNKVVYYRASEFKKQPLHYEKFNMNNMISTTKKSSNIKIPDVSYTLQQNMLPQYRMSKAEAVSDAEFNKIAGKSNTLTLVKTDSFKKNLSKIKVISKAENKRFKELKQGSEDKYSSYVIVNGFFSGLEFMGFFLGIAFLAMLASCLMFKILSGASGDVKRYNMLYKIGTKQKMLRSTINKEIAVLFAVPAGLGIIHVLLGLQMFTNILYKPYMNIEIPFGIFIVLYLGYYLLTRYLYKKIVLK; from the coding sequence ATGTTAAACAAACTTGCCCTCAGTGGTATACGTCATCGATTACGTGATTACACGGTATTATTTTCAGGATTAATGATTGCTTCAGCAATTTTCTATATGTTTTTGTCGCTAGCGATTAATAAGTCGTTTTTAAGTTCTAATTCACCAGCTGCGGCTACAGCATTCATCTTTGGATTTGGGATTATCTTGTTGGCGATAATAACTATCGTCTACATAAACTATGCGAATACCTTCTTGCTTAGTATGAGGCAAAAGGAATACGGAATGTTCATGATGCTAGGTGCCAAGAGTAGTAAAATTTCCAAAATGATCTTTGTAGAAACATTTGCCATTGGTGCTATTTCTACAATTATTGGATCAGTTATTGGTATCATTGCTACAAAGTTTGTCAGTCAATGGATGATCGATGCCCTTGATATGCAGGTCAAACACTTTGATAGCTTCTATTTACCAGCATTAATGTGGACCTTTGTTTTCTTCATCGTTATCTTCATCTTTTCTGCGATCAAAAATTCCATATCATTACGTAGAACTAAGATATTGGTACTGTTACACAAAGATAGTCAACCAAGTAAAATCAAGAATAATGGCTTGGTTAAGAGTATTCAAGCAGTTGTTGGTATCATTCTTTTGGCAATTGGTTACTATGCAATGTGGGTCGTTGGTCAAAATGCTTTATTGATCTATATTGGTATACCTGTTGCTTTAGTAACGATTGTTGGTGGAACTTACTTCACTATTACAGCAGCCATCACCGCAGTAATTGCAATGTTAAAACGTAATACTAAGTTCTCACAACGAGGCCTCAATAACTTCACACTTTCACAGTTGAGTTTTAGAATCGGAGATTACACTAAGATTCTTTCAATGGTATCGATCATGTTTGCCTTGGCACTTGGTGCGATCACGGTTGGATTAGGATTCCAAAACCAGATCGATACAGTTGTAAATGGTCAAAGTTACTATGATGTTACAGTTCATAACGCCGATACAGCACAACAAAATCGTATCAATCATTTGAGTGGAGATGAGCAGACTAACTATTCATATAAGTCAGATGATAAGAACAAAGTAGTTTATTATCGTGCTAGTGAATTCAAGAAACAACCACTTCATTATGAGAAGTTCAACATGAATAATATGATTTCCACAACTAAAAAGAGCAGTAATATTAAGATTCCAGATGTCAGTTATACGTTACAACAAAACATGTTGCCACAATATCGAATGAGTAAAGCTGAAGCCGTTAGTGACGCTGAATTTAACAAGATAGCCGGCAAGTCGAACACATTAACGCTGGTTAAGACGGATTCATTCAAGAAGAACTTGAGTAAAATCAAAGTTATTTCTAAAGCTGAAAACAAGCGTTTTAAAGAATTGAAACAAGGCAGCGAAGATAAATATAGTTCATATGTAATAGTTAATGGATTCTTCTCAGGCTTAGAATTCATGGGATTCTTCTTAGGAATCGCCTTTCTAGCCATGTTGGCAAGTTGCTTGATGTTTAAAATCTTGTCAGGTGCGAGTGGTGACGTTAAGCGTTACAACATGCTATATAAAATTGGTACAAAACAAAAGATGTTGCGTTCTACTATTAATAAAGAAATTGCAGTCTTGTTCGCAGTTCCAGCCGGACTAGGGATAATTCATGTCTTACTAGGACTTCAAATGTTCACCAATATCCTGTACAAACCATATATGAATATCGAAATTCCCTTTGGAATATTCATTGTTCTATACCTTGGTTATTATCTATTAACACGTTACTTGTACAAGAAGATTGTTCTAAAATAA
- a CDS encoding ABC transporter ATP-binding protein, translated as MQKIVEVKNVEKIYGKADEKQYKALSDVNFEVKPGEFVGIMGASGSGKTTLLNILSTLDTPTSGSVKIAGQDITKLNVNEMADFRSNQIGFIFQDFNLLENLTAYENIALPLALQNVSPKKIKPAVMSITEKLGLVDILNHYPTELSGGQKQRVAAARALVHEPKIVFGDEPTGALDSKSARALLDTMSKINKEDDVSILLVTHDPFSASYCDRILFIKDGEIGQELNKDDHTRGEFYQEILDSLGTFVE; from the coding sequence ATGCAAAAAATTGTAGAAGTAAAAAATGTTGAAAAAATTTATGGTAAGGCTGATGAGAAACAATATAAGGCATTATCAGATGTGAATTTTGAAGTTAAACCAGGAGAATTCGTTGGTATCATGGGGGCTTCTGGTTCAGGTAAGACAACATTATTAAATATTTTGTCCACTCTTGATACACCTACAAGTGGTTCGGTCAAAATTGCCGGACAGGATATTACCAAGTTAAATGTAAATGAAATGGCAGATTTTCGTTCTAATCAAATTGGATTCATTTTCCAAGATTTCAATTTACTGGAGAACTTAACAGCATACGAAAATATCGCTTTGCCATTGGCACTACAAAATGTTTCACCAAAAAAAATCAAACCGGCTGTTATGTCGATCACTGAAAAATTGGGATTGGTCGATATCTTGAATCATTATCCAACGGAATTGTCAGGTGGACAAAAGCAACGTGTCGCAGCAGCTAGAGCACTAGTTCATGAACCAAAGATCGTCTTTGGGGATGAACCTACTGGAGCGCTGGATTCTAAAAGTGCCAGAGCCTTGCTGGATACTATGAGCAAGATCAATAAAGAAGACGATGTATCGATCCTTTTAGTAACACATGATCCCTTCTCAGCTAGTTATTGTGATCGTATCCTCTTCATTAAAGATGGTGAGATTGGTCAAGAGTTGAACAAAGATGACCATACACGTGGGGAATTTTATCAAGAAATATTAGATTCACTTGGAACTTTTGTCGAATAG
- a CDS encoding SGNH/GDSL hydrolase family protein yields the protein MTNNKFIKFLTTTAATVVTTKLIDKGYSFYRGNRSAIASDKMSLNPDSKLQGKKIAFLGSSITYGAGSFGDALPEYLATIDGVKSTKADVSGTTLGGTSAKTYTSRLQTDIPTDQDFDLFVCQLSTNDSRFDIPTGEISESTDIEDFDRTTTIGAMEYIIAYAKQNWNCPVAFFTCLRKPDANYEELRRVLYKLQDKWGIHIIDVWKNQQIRLETASNPMYMFDDAHPTRAGYHDIWLPFFEKRLTEIFNID from the coding sequence ATGACAAATAACAAATTCATCAAATTCTTAACAACCACTGCGGCGACTGTAGTAACAACGAAACTAATTGACAAAGGTTACTCTTTTTATCGCGGAAACAGATCTGCTATAGCTTCAGATAAAATGTCTTTGAATCCCGATTCAAAACTGCAAGGTAAAAAAATTGCCTTTTTAGGTTCATCAATCACTTATGGAGCTGGATCATTTGGGGATGCTTTACCGGAATACTTGGCAACTATAGATGGTGTCAAAAGTACCAAGGCAGATGTATCAGGAACAACTCTAGGTGGGACTTCCGCCAAAACTTACACATCACGTCTTCAAACTGACATACCTACAGACCAAGACTTTGATTTGTTTGTGTGTCAATTATCTACCAATGATTCTCGATTTGATATTCCTACTGGTGAAATCAGTGAGTCAACAGATATTGAAGACTTCGATAGAACCACTACGATTGGTGCAATGGAGTATATTATTGCTTACGCAAAACAAAACTGGAATTGCCCAGTAGCATTCTTCACTTGTCTACGTAAACCAGATGCCAACTACGAAGAACTGAGAAGAGTCTTATACAAACTCCAAGATAAGTGGGGAATTCACATTATTGACGTTTGGAAGAACCAACAGATCAGACTAGAAACTGCTAGCAATCCAATGTATATGTTTGACGATGCTCACCCAACACGTGCCGGTTATCACGACATCTGGCTGCCCTTCTTCGAGAAACGATTAACTGAAATTTTCAACATTGATTAA
- a CDS encoding AbrB/MazE/SpoVT family DNA-binding domain-containing protein — protein MDKITDDSKISKISSKGQVVIPATIRKALQINSGDKLSITVSPDNEIILKKQPSELDWHNLVKDIPTEIVDVDKNGNYDPNKSPDFHDWMVNG, from the coding sequence ATGGATAAAATTACAGATGATTCAAAAATATCAAAAATATCTAGTAAAGGCCAAGTTGTAATTCCCGCAACAATTAGAAAAGCATTACAGATAAATAGTGGAGATAAATTATCTATAACAGTCAGTCCTGATAATGAGATAATTTTAAAGAAACAGCCTAGCGAATTGGATTGGCATAATCTTGTTAAGGATATACCAACAGAAATTGTTGATGTAGATAAAAATGGAAATTATGATCCTAATAAATCTCCTGATTTTCACGATTGGATGGTTAATGGTTGA
- a CDS encoding ABC-F family ATP-binding cassette domain-containing protein, producing the protein MLNVNNVSMQFSDRMLYDDVNLKFTSGNCYGVIGANGAGKSTFLKIIEGKLKPTTGVVSMGPNERMSSLNQDHFAFEDSLVLDTVIRGHQELYSIMTEKDAIYSKADFSDADGIRAAELETEFGEMGGWEAESDASQILQALGIDESLHQSPMSDLTEPQKVKVLLGQALFGHPDVLLLDEPTNGLDVQSISWLENFLADFENTVIVVSHDRHFLNQVCTHMCDVDRGKITLFVGNYDFWMESSELATQLQANANAKKEEQIKQLQEFVARFSANASKSKQATSRKKQLEKITLDDIQPSTRKYPFIKFNPDRELGKDLVSLENVSKSIEGVKILDNVNLTLRPDEKIAFVSRNDLTTTILMQIIAGEIKPDTGEVTWGQTASTTYLPKNVNEYFADNKMSVIDWLRQYASKDENDNTFLRGFLGKMLFSGDDVNREVDVMSGGEKVRAMLSKMMLSKANVLLLDDPTNHLDLESITALNDGLVGFSGSIIFTSHDHEFIQTIANRIIEVSPKGVVDKADTTYDEFLSHKQLQEQVAKLYED; encoded by the coding sequence ATGTTAAATGTCAATAATGTCAGTATGCAGTTTTCTGATAGGATGCTATATGATGATGTAAATCTTAAATTTACTTCGGGTAACTGTTACGGAGTTATTGGTGCTAATGGTGCCGGAAAGTCTACATTTCTAAAAATCATTGAAGGTAAACTCAAGCCAACTACAGGTGTAGTATCAATGGGTCCTAATGAACGTATGTCTAGCTTGAATCAAGATCACTTTGCCTTTGAGGATAGTTTGGTACTAGATACTGTTATTCGTGGTCATCAAGAACTTTACAGTATTATGACTGAAAAGGACGCTATCTATTCCAAAGCAGACTTCAGTGACGCTGACGGTATTCGTGCTGCAGAATTAGAGACTGAGTTCGGTGAGATGGGTGGTTGGGAAGCTGAATCTGATGCTTCTCAAATCCTTCAAGCTTTGGGAATCGATGAATCACTTCATCAATCCCCCATGAGTGACTTGACGGAGCCACAAAAAGTTAAGGTATTGTTGGGACAAGCGTTATTTGGTCATCCCGATGTCTTACTTTTGGATGAGCCCACTAATGGATTGGACGTACAATCAATCAGCTGGTTAGAAAACTTCCTAGCTGACTTTGAGAATACTGTCATCGTAGTTTCCCATGATCGTCACTTCTTGAATCAAGTATGTACACATATGTGTGATGTTGACCGTGGTAAGATCACTTTGTTTGTTGGTAACTATGACTTCTGGATGGAATCCAGTGAGCTTGCTACTCAATTACAAGCTAACGCTAACGCCAAAAAAGAGGAACAGATCAAACAACTACAAGAATTCGTGGCTCGTTTCAGTGCGAATGCTTCCAAATCTAAGCAAGCAACATCTCGTAAGAAGCAATTAGAGAAGATAACACTTGATGATATTCAACCATCAACTCGTAAATATCCATTCATCAAGTTCAATCCAGATCGTGAATTGGGTAAGGACTTGGTAAGTTTGGAGAATGTTTCTAAGTCGATCGAAGGCGTTAAGATCCTTGATAATGTTAATTTGACATTACGTCCGGATGAAAAAATCGCCTTTGTTAGTAGGAATGACTTAACTACAACAATTCTGATGCAGATAATTGCTGGTGAGATCAAGCCTGATACAGGTGAGGTAACTTGGGGTCAAACAGCCTCAACGACTTATTTACCTAAGAACGTTAATGAATACTTCGCTGATAACAAGATGTCTGTTATTGACTGGTTACGTCAATATGCCTCTAAAGATGAAAATGACAATACATTCTTGCGTGGATTCTTAGGTAAGATGTTGTTTTCAGGGGATGATGTTAACCGTGAAGTTGACGTCATGTCCGGTGGGGAAAAGGTCCGTGCAATGTTATCTAAGATGATGTTGAGTAAGGCCAATGTTCTCTTGTTGGATGACCCAACTAATCACTTGGATCTAGAATCAATCACTGCTTTGAATGATGGTTTAGTAGGATTCAGTGGCAGTATCATCTTCACATCCCACGATCATGAATTTATTCAGACAATTGCTAACAGAATTATCGAAGTCAGTCCTAAGGGTGTCGTTGATAAAGCAGATACTACTTATGATGAATTCTTATCACATAAACAATTACAAGAACAAGTTGCTAAGTTGTACGAAGACTAG